The window CATTGGCCAGCATTGGCTCCCAAATTGGTAAGCGTGACCACGCCACCGTGCTCCACGCTTGCAAAACAGTGGATAATCTTGCTGAAACCGACAAACAGTTCAGAAAGTATATCGACGATTTGAACAAAAAGTTCTCCTAGCATTTTATACCCATAATTTATGAAAACCAAAGTCTTGATGGTCTGCTTGGGAAATATTTGCAGGTCACCATTGGCTGAAGGTATTTTGCGATCCAAGGTGGATTCGGACAAGGTATTGGTCGATTCTGCAGGAACAGCTGGGTACCATATCGGCAATCCTCCGGACAAACGTTCCATCGCCGTTGCCCAAAAATATGGGTTGGACATCAGCCATCAACGTTGTAGAAAGTTTTCTCGATTGGATTTTTTGGAATTCGACCACATTTATGTGATGGACCGAAGCAATTTTTCGGATGTGGCCCAACTCGCCAGCAATGCACAAGAAGCCCAAAAGGTAAAACTCTTATTGAGCGAAGTGGATTTGGACCTTCAGGAAGTTCCCGACCCCTACTACGGTGGCGATGATGGCTTTGAAAATGTCTACCAAATGGTGGATCAAGCTTGTGAGGCAATTGCGAAAAAGCTAAATTAAACCCATGGAAGCAGAAAAACCAGGTTTGGTGATGGGCAAAGTCTATTTGATTCCCACTACCTTGGGCGACAACGCTCCTTTGGAGGTATTGCCCATATCAGTCAAGGGAACCATTGAGCGGATTGACCACTACATCGTGGAAAACGAAAAGACGGCCCGACGGTTCATTAAGCGTGTAAGCCCTAGTAAATCACAACCAGAGCTGCAACTGTATTCCTTGAACAAGTACACCAAGCCAGAGGAGATTCCTTCCTTCCTAGATCCTTGCATTCACGGATTTGATGTGGGCATCATTTCCGAAGCAGGATGTCCTGGCATAGCAGACCCCGGTGCAGATGTCATTCGGATCGCCCACGAAAGACGCATCAAAGTAGTGCCATTGGTTGGCCCTTCTTCCATTTTAATGGCCATGATGAGCAGCGGCATGAACGGACAAAATTTTGCCTTCAACGGCTATTTGCCCATCGATAATACCGAGCGTAAAAAAATGGTTAAAAATTTGGAGCGCGTGTCCCGAGACCTTGGTCAGTCGCAGATTTTTATGGAAACTCCTTACCGAAACAACAAGTTGCTCAAGGAACTTTTGCGAACCTTGCAGAAATCGACCCGCTTGTGCATTGCTGCGGATATCACCTTGCCCACTGAGTTTATTGCTACCAAGAGTGTACACGAATGGAGCGAAATAGAATTAGATCTGGACAAAAGACCTACCATCTACATCATTCAAGCATAAAAAAAGGCCCCGAATATCGAGGCCCTTTAGTTGCTATTTTTTACTAATTATACTTTGGCGTTTTTCTGTTGCTTGATATTGGAAATATCGTAGCCCGCGAATTTCTTCATATAATACGAGATACTACTTCCGTAAGCATCAGTTACATCGCTTTGTCCATACGATCGTAGATATTTTTTGACGTTTCCTGCGCCGGCCAAATGGGCCGCTGCCAAAATCCCGGACTCTGTGACCTTAATCCCTCCGATGGTTTTTCCATTAAAGCGTTTAATATCTCGTCTCAAAATCCATTTGTTACGGGCAATATTGGCGGCAAAGGCCTTTTCCTGAAGCTCGGCACTGCTCAAGAACTCATCCATATCGTAAACGCCCATCAAATTAAGGGTACTGCTACCAAATTGGTATTTCCCCAAATAACCCAATGTGTTTACGCTATGATATTTGCCCTGGGACTCTTTAAAAGCGAGTGCTTCCTTAAAGCCATTAAAAGCTTTGCCCAGAAAAGGAGGGGTTACCTCGTCCTCGTCAAGAAGTGTGATGGAATCTTGCGGTGCAAAAAATTCCAAATTGGTCGTTACCTTCAATGAATCGGGAATTTCAACGTTCCCTTTCTTCATTACAGAATAAGAACCAAAACTTGTCAAAACTACGATCATGGCAAGATGTAGAATAAAACCTATCCATCTTTTCATAATTTTCATATTTGTGATCTCAATACTATATACGTATCAAAAATCAATTTGGCCGGCAAAGATAGGTTGGGATAAGTTAATGGGTACCCTAAAGCTCATAAAGATTTCTTAAATCGACCCTAAAATCCGTTAAAGTGATGAAAATCAACGGTAAAGAGCACTATCTCATCACCTTTTGTTGGTTGAGCCATCGGGTATATTGCACCTTATTTCGGTTGTGTTGCGCCAAAGTTTTGGCAAATAAGTGGTATCCAAAGTTGGAAACGTCGGCCACAAAATAGAGATAATCGTGCTTTTCTGGGTTCAAAACAGCATCAATGGAACTGATATCCGGCATGGTAATAGGCCCCGGAGGAATCCCTGCATATTTATAGGTATTGTATGGGGAATCCATTTCCAAATCACGGAACAATACTCGTTTTATAATGGTATCGTAGTTGCCCGTTTCCTTTTTGATGGCATAAATCACTGTTGGGTCGGCCTGAAGCAGCATTCCCTTTCGTATTCTGTTAAGATATACCCCAGCCACCCTTGGTCGTTCACCACCTTGGCCGTTTCTTTTTGCACAATGGCAGCCAAGGAAGTTACCTCATTGGGGGTTAGACCCAGTTTTTTTGCCTTTGCTATACGCTCATCGTTCCAAAAGCGGTCGTATTCGGTTTTCATCCGGTCCCTAAAACGCTCTGCATCGGTATTCCAGAAAAATTCATAGGTATTGGGAATGTACATGGCCAGTTTGGTATCCTCATCAAACTTGGTCGATGCCAAAAAATCAGCATCGTTCAAGGTTTGGAGCAGGGAAAGGCTATCGGCCTCAATCTGTTCGGCAATCCTCCCCGCCAAGGATGCCAGGGACTCCTGATTATTGAAAGATACCTGCACTGGAAGGTTTTTGCTTCGCAGCGTATTGATAATCTCGTTATTGTTCATCCCTTTTTGGATGGCGTACTTTCCTGCTTTGATGTTGGTTATGTATCCTTTTCGTTTGGCGACCGACTCAAAAGTGGACAAATCCTTCAACAAGGGCTCCAATGATTTGGTTACATCGGAAAAAGTAGCGTCTGATGCGATATATACAAACGCTTCTTCATTATTGAACTGGGTATTGGGGCTGAATATGGCATTGTAAATTTGATAAGCGATAAAACCACAAATCAACAACCCAAGAATGGCCGTGGCCCAAAGTACTTTTTTAAGATTCATTCCTGTTGATCTTTTGATACATTAATTCGTTCTTGAACCCTTGACTGGTCCTGATCCATTCTTTTTTGACCCCGATTTTCTCAAACCCCATCTTCTCAAATAAATGGATACTCGCTGCATTGTCTTCCAAAATATTGGCATACAGTTGATGTACATCCAAAGTGGAAAAGGCATAATCGCTCAAAAGCGACAAGGCTTCCGCCCCGGCACCTTTATTTCGGTCCCCTGGTTCCACAATGATGATACCGATACCTGCACGGCGATGTTTGGGGTCAAAATCAAACAAATCGATCAATCCTATACACTGATCTTGCAGGTTACTGATGCACAGGCGCAACTGCTTTACTTCGTAAATATCCCTGTGGGCATTGTCCAAATATAGTTGCAGCACCTTTTTGGAATACGGCTTTAACGTACCGCTCAGTTCCCAGACCGAGGTATCGTTTTCCAGTTGGTACAGAAAATCGAGGTCGGTGGGTTCCAGCGCCCGCAGATATACTTGTTTTCCTTTTAGATTGAGCATTCGATGGTTCCTTTAAATACCTGAATGGCAGGTCCTTTTAAAAAAATATTGCTGTACTTGCCGTCCTTTTTCTCAAAAGAAATGGTCAAATCGCCTCCAATGGTATGGATGTGCACTTCGTTGGCAGCCGTTTTACCCGATTCGTGCATGGCCAAGGCCACGGCGGTCACTCCGGTTCCACAGGAAAAGGTCTCGCCTTCCACTCCTCTTTCATAGGTCCTTACATCAAAGGCATTGTCTTT is drawn from Flagellimonas sp. MMG031 and contains these coding sequences:
- a CDS encoding low molecular weight protein-tyrosine-phosphatase; the encoded protein is MKTKVLMVCLGNICRSPLAEGILRSKVDSDKVLVDSAGTAGYHIGNPPDKRSIAVAQKYGLDISHQRCRKFSRLDFLEFDHIYVMDRSNFSDVAQLASNAQEAQKVKLLLSEVDLDLQEVPDPYYGGDDGFENVYQMVDQACEAIAKKLN
- a CDS encoding SAM-dependent methyltransferase gives rise to the protein MEAEKPGLVMGKVYLIPTTLGDNAPLEVLPISVKGTIERIDHYIVENEKTARRFIKRVSPSKSQPELQLYSLNKYTKPEEIPSFLDPCIHGFDVGIISEAGCPGIADPGADVIRIAHERRIKVVPLVGPSSILMAMMSSGMNGQNFAFNGYLPIDNTERKKMVKNLERVSRDLGQSQIFMETPYRNNKLLKELLRTLQKSTRLCIAADITLPTEFIATKSVHEWSEIELDLDKRPTIYIIQA
- a CDS encoding GNAT family protein, translated to MLNLKGKQVYLRALEPTDLDFLYQLENDTSVWELSGTLKPYSKKVLQLYLDNAHRDIYEVKQLRLCISNLQDQCIGLIDLFDFDPKHRRAGIGIIIVEPGDRNKGAGAEALSLLSDYAFSTLDVHQLYANILEDNAASIHLFEKMGFEKIGVKKEWIRTSQGFKNELMYQKINRNES